In Zobellia roscoffensis, the following are encoded in one genomic region:
- the tssD gene encoding type VI secretion system tube protein TssD: MSFKAKLNLGGKEYNILNCNYDLFQETDPTGRPSSVTRGGKITVTVESNDDTAGVELMMDNFGKKDGSITYTKRDTDAKLKEIKFTEAYMVKYRENFDASGTNPLTETFTLSAKELSIGGGQHQNEWVM; this comes from the coding sequence ATGTCTTTTAAAGCTAAATTGAATTTAGGAGGAAAAGAGTACAACATCTTAAATTGTAACTACGATCTTTTTCAAGAAACAGATCCAACAGGTCGTCCATCTTCTGTAACAAGAGGAGGTAAGATTACTGTTACTGTAGAATCCAATGACGACACTGCCGGTGTTGAATTAATGATGGATAACTTCGGTAAGAAAGATGGGTCTATTACTTACACAAAAAGAGATACGGACGCTAAACTTAAAGAAATCAAGTTTACGGAAGCCTATATGGTAAAGTACAGAGAAAACTTTGATGCCTCTGGAACCAATCCTTTAACGGAGACGTTTACTTTGTCTGCAAAAGAATTGAGTATTGGTGGTGGTCAGCACCAGAACGAATGGGTAATGTAA
- a CDS encoding conjugal transfer protein TraO yields MKHITVLLLLLCFPIVVFSQTYSNTFSVSGGLFGDGYGGEITYNTNLSENTYTQIALNGTSTNYKSGSASIPYTSVTASYSYFLTVWNRNRKMQSLSLGGGALAGYESVNNGNVELNNIISVDGESKFIFGAVVTADLDIILTEHLSLLVKTSEFYHVNSDFGNLTNYSGLGIRYYFN; encoded by the coding sequence TTGAAACATATCACGGTTTTACTTTTATTGCTATGTTTTCCTATAGTAGTTTTTTCTCAAACGTATTCCAATACATTTTCGGTATCCGGTGGTTTATTTGGTGATGGCTATGGAGGAGAGATAACTTACAATACTAACCTGAGTGAAAATACCTACACCCAAATAGCACTAAATGGCACTTCTACAAATTATAAAAGTGGATCTGCAAGTATCCCATATACAAGTGTCACAGCGAGCTATTCTTACTTTCTTACAGTCTGGAACAGGAACAGGAAAATGCAGTCCCTTTCATTGGGTGGTGGAGCCTTAGCTGGTTATGAGTCGGTGAACAATGGTAATGTAGAATTAAATAATATTATTTCAGTTGACGGAGAGAGTAAATTTATTTTCGGAGCAGTAGTTACGGCCGATTTGGACATTATACTTACCGAACACCTTTCCTTATTGGTAAAGACCTCCGAATTTTACCATGTAAACAGCGATTTTGGAAATCTTACGAATTATAGCGGATTGGGAATCAGGTACTATTTTAATTGA
- a CDS encoding DUF4138 domain-containing protein, translated as MKSFPTLLILFLGSFLFNYSTLWSQTPIAVKTNDFVTTTIFFPSNIKKVVEPAANFTFIYESGSNIGLLKGKNGRPSNLLVITEEGYIYSFALSYAEEVPEFSFILTKDQAISRTIPSNNNSSQKPEVAEKSPNSQHQISDATYEESSQNIPEESKLDDGISQIQVTDVPIQQNGSMAQESRFESNAESGEEDLYDVDREEYYRIYCENNYLQKTVFKRSFRQNKKISVRLNNILVDRNEKYFVVQIENNSKKKYDIAGLSFFKKSKVGQLEKIMNPLYTFNLQESIDPEGINEVVYVFKNFNISAREKISVVLADANSDNMVILPLDYLLINSPSN; from the coding sequence ATGAAGTCGTTCCCTACTTTGTTAATTCTTTTTCTAGGCAGTTTTTTGTTTAATTATTCTACGCTTTGGTCCCAGACTCCAATTGCTGTAAAAACTAATGATTTTGTAACGACCACGATTTTTTTTCCATCTAATATTAAAAAGGTTGTAGAGCCTGCGGCAAATTTTACATTTATTTATGAGAGCGGTTCTAATATAGGGTTGCTTAAAGGTAAGAATGGTAGGCCAAGTAATCTTTTGGTTATTACTGAAGAGGGCTATATTTATTCGTTTGCACTGAGTTATGCAGAGGAAGTACCGGAATTCAGTTTTATTTTAACAAAAGATCAAGCTATAAGTAGAACCATACCAAGTAACAACAATAGTTCGCAAAAACCTGAAGTTGCAGAAAAATCTCCTAATAGTCAGCATCAAATAAGTGATGCAACCTATGAAGAGTCATCACAAAATATTCCAGAAGAGAGCAAACTAGATGATGGAATTAGTCAAATACAGGTCACAGATGTTCCGATACAGCAGAATGGCAGTATGGCTCAAGAATCCAGGTTTGAAAGTAATGCTGAGAGTGGGGAAGAGGATTTATATGATGTAGATCGTGAAGAGTATTATCGTATTTATTGCGAAAATAACTATCTGCAGAAAACCGTTTTTAAAAGAAGTTTTAGACAGAATAAAAAAATTTCCGTGCGCCTTAATAATATTTTGGTGGATCGGAACGAAAAATATTTTGTAGTACAAATAGAGAACAACTCAAAAAAGAAATATGATATTGCAGGGCTAAGCTTCTTTAAAAAATCTAAGGTTGGACAACTTGAGAAAATTATGAATCCATTATATACTTTTAATCTTCAAGAAAGTATAGATCCTGAAGGCATCAATGAAGTTGTATATGTGTTTAAAAATTTTAATATTAGCGCCAGAGAAAAAATCTCTGTAGTTTTAGCCGATGCGAATAGCGATAACATGGTAATACTACCACTCGATTATTTACTAATTAATTCTCCCTCGAATTGA
- a CDS encoding PKD domain-containing protein: MKKYLKVSVCCFSLFLIALACTKEVGLITEVEFELTXTVTAENGDTQEWTVNVTVLPPSGSGANAITGFALPIQNSADIDTANNTITVNVPDGTDLNVAPQLLEVSLGATFSPAVDELQDFGSQVTYTVTAENGTEQVWTVNVTVSAPTGSDLNEITAFELKGQTDVDIDDTTSTITVTVPDGTDLNTAPSVLNISPNATVTPAIGDIQDFSSPVTYTVTAENTDERVWTVNVTVTENQAPIANDDTTAVELGETVRINVIDNDSDVDNPNSDLVISGVLGVQPENAGSFTIDGQEIVFTSSGDYTGDATFGYTINDGNPGNDDSATVTVTIAPQANVAPVADAGPDQAITLPASSVTLDGSGSSDTAPGTIASYAWTQVSGPTTATIAAPGSVSTSVTGLTEGSYTFRLTVTDDGTPSLSDTDDIVITVGALPNVAPVADAGPDQAITLPASSVTLDGSGSSDTAPGTIASYAWTQVSGPTTATIAAPGSVSTSVTSLTEGSYTFRLTVTDDGTPALSDTDDIVITVGALPNVAPVADAGPDQAITLPASSVTLDGSGSSDTAPGTIASYAWTQVSGPTTATIAAPGSVSTSVTGLTEGSYTFRLTVTDDGTPALSDTDDIIITVGALPNVAPVADAGPDQAITLPASSVTLDGSGSSDTAPGTIASYAWTQVSGPTTATIAAPGSVSTSVTGLGEGNYTFRLTVTDDGTPALSDTDDIVITVGALPNVAPVADAGPDQAITLPASSVTLAGSGSSDTAPGTIASYAWTQVSGPTTATIAAPGSVSTSVTGLGEGNYTFRLTVTDDGTPALSDTDDIVIMVGALPNVAPVADAGPEQSITLPTSSVTLNGSGSSDTAPGTIASYAWTQVSGPTTATIAAPGSVSTSVTGLTEGSYTFRLTVTDDGTPALSDTDDIIITVGALPNVAPVADAGPDQAITLPASSVTLDGSGSSDTAPGTIASYAWTQVSGPTTATIAAPGSVSTSVTSLTEGSYTFRLTVTDDGTPALSDTDDIIVTVNPAPNDAPVAVATFSQRTGILGYIIEFTGSNSTDSNSDPLTYSWVFGDGNTSNIANPNHTYSSAGIYNASLTVSDGELSDTFTFTVNPRNFVIIDPSSSVSYPGSAGGSEVMGTITITGTPVVFTLIVELITGIGANASGTLVIDGDIYNSTSSQSGVQGIRSTSSYTFGVYDYSLEVNNPTQNSGVVSARVVTD; this comes from the coding sequence ATGAAGAAGTACCTTAAGGTTTCAGTCTGCTGTTTCAGTCTTTTTTTAATAGCGTTGGCGTGCACCAAGGAGGTGGGCCTTATCACCGAGGTGGAGTTCGAGCTTACCGANACGGTCACCGCAGAAAACGGCGATACCCAGGAGTGGACGGTCAATGTTACGGTATTGCCTCCTTCGGGTAGTGGGGCCAATGCTATAACGGGTTTTGCACTCCCTATCCAGAACAGTGCCGATATCGATACGGCGAACAATACGATAACGGTCAATGTACCGGACGGAACGGACCTTAACGTTGCACCACAACTTTTAGAGGTTTCCCTTGGGGCTACCTTTTCACCGGCAGTCGATGAACTACAGGATTTTGGTTCACAGGTAACCTATACCGTCACCGCGGAAAACGGGACGGAACAGGTATGGACCGTGAACGTGACCGTTTCCGCCCCTACGGGAAGCGACCTGAACGAAATAACCGCCTTTGAACTGAAAGGTCAGACCGATGTGGATATTGACGATACGACCAGTACGATAACGGTTACCGTTCCCGATGGCACCGACTTGAATACGGCCCCATCGGTATTGAATATTTCCCCCAATGCCACGGTGACTCCCGCGATAGGAGATATACAGGATTTTTCGAGCCCCGTTACTTATACCGTTACCGCTGAAAATACTGATGAAAGAGTTTGGACGGTCAACGTTACCGTTACTGAAAACCAAGCACCTATCGCCAATGATGATACAACCGCAGTAGAATTGGGAGAAACCGTACGCATCAATGTCATCGATAACGATTCAGATGTTGATAATCCAAATTCCGACCTGGTTATATCCGGTGTTCTTGGGGTACAACCTGAAAATGCAGGTTCGTTTACAATCGATGGTCAGGAAATCGTATTTACCAGTTCCGGTGATTATACCGGGGATGCCACGTTCGGCTATACCATTAACGACGGTAACCCGGGCAATGACGATTCTGCAACGGTTACTGTAACAATAGCCCCACAAGCGAACGTAGCTCCCGTAGCGGATGCCGGTCCGGACCAGGCCATTACCCTTCCCGCGAGTTCGGTAACGTTGGACGGATCTGGAAGCAGTGATACCGCCCCCGGAACGATCGCCTCGTACGCCTGGACACAGGTCAGCGGTCCAACAACGGCGACGATTGCCGCCCCGGGGAGCGTAAGTACCTCGGTAACAGGCTTGACGGAAGGAAGCTATACGTTCAGGCTGACGGTGACGGACGATGGAACCCCGTCCCTTAGTGATACGGACGATATTGTTATAACGGTGGGCGCCTTGCCCAACGTAGCTCCCGTAGCGGATGCCGGTCCGGACCAGGCCATTACCCTTCCCGCGAGTTCGGTAACGTTGGACGGATCTGGAAGCAGTGATACCGCCCCCGGTACGATCGCCTCGTACGCTTGGACACAGGTCAGCGGTCCCACAACGGCGACGATTGCTGCCCCGGGGAGCGTAAGTACCTCGGTAACAAGCTTGACGGAAGGAAGCTATACGTTCAGGCTGACGGTGACGGACGATGGAACCCCGGCACTCAGTGATACGGACGATATTGTTATAACGGTGGGCGCCTTGCCCAACGTAGCTCCCGTAGCGGATGCCGGTCCGGACCAGGCCATTACCCTTCCCGCGAGTTCGGTAACGTTGGACGGATCTGGAAGCAGTGATACCGCCCCCGGAACGATCGCCTCTTACGCTTGGACACAGGTCAGCGGTCCCACAACGGCGACGATTGCTGCCCCGGGGAGCGTAAGTACCTCGGTAACGGGCTTGACGGAAGGAAGCTATACGTTCAGGCTGACGGTGACGGACGATGGAACCCCGGCACTCAGCGATACGGACGATATTATTATAACGGTGGGCGCCTTGCCCAACGTAGCTCCCGTAGCGGATGCCGGTCCGGACCAGGCCATTACCCTTCCCGCGAGTTCGGTAACGTTGGACGGATCTGGAAGCAGTGATACCGCCCCCGGTACGATTGCTTCGTACGCTTGGACACAGGTCAGCGGTCCCACAACGGCGACGATTGCCGCCCCGGGGAGCGTAAGTACATCGGTAACGGGCTTAGGGGAAGGAAACTATACGTTCAGGCTGACCGTGACCGACGATGGGACCCCGGCACTCAGCGATACGGACGATATCGTTATAACGGTGGGGGCCTTGCCCAACGTAGCTCCCGTAGCGGATGCCGGTCCGGACCAGGCCATTACCCTTCCCGCGAGTTCGGTAACGTTGGCCGGTTCTGGAAGCAGTGATACCGCCCCCGGAACGATTGCCTCGTACGCTTGGACACAGGTCAGCGGTCCCACAACGGCGACGATTGCCGCCCCGGGGAGCGTAAGTACCTCGGTAACGGGCTTAGGGGAAGGAAACTATACGTTCAGGCTGACGGTGACGGACGATGGGACCCCGGCACTCAGTGATACGGACGATATTGTTATAATGGTGGGCGCCTTGCCCAACGTAGCTCCCGTAGCGGATGCCGGTCCCGAACAGTCCATCACCTTGCCTACGAGTTCGGTAACATTGAACGGTTCAGGAAGCAGTGATACCGCCCCCGGAACGATTGCCTCGTACGCTTGGACACAGGTCAGCGGTCCCACAACGGCGACGATTGCCGCCCCGGGGAGCGTAAGTACCTCGGTAACAGGCTTGACGGAAGGAAGCTATACGTTCAGGCTGACGGTGACGGACGATGGAACCCCGGCACTCAGCGATACGGACGATATTATTATAACGGTGGGCGCCTTGCCCAACGTAGCTCCCGTAGCGGATGCCGGTCCGGACCAGGCCATTACCCTTCCCGCGAGTTCGGTAACGTTGGACGGATCTGGAAGCAGTGATACCGCCCCCGGTACGATTGCTTCGTACGCTTGGACACAGGTCAGCGGTCCCACAACGGCGACGATTGCCGCCCCGGGGAGCGTAAGTACCTCGGTAACAAGCTTGACGGAAGGAAGCTATACGTTCAGGCTGACAGTGACGGACGATGGGACCCCGGCACTCAGCGATACGGACGATATCATCGTTACGGTGAACCCTGCACCGAACGACGCCCCTGTAGCAGTTGCAACATTTAGTCAAAGAACAGGTATTCTTGGGTATATTATAGAATTTACGGGTAGCAATTCTACAGATTCAAATTCTGATCCATTAACATATTCTTGGGTGTTCGGAGATGGAAATACTTCAAATATTGCTAATCCAAATCATACATACTCAAGTGCGGGAATTTACAATGCCTCTCTAACAGTTAGTGATGGGGAATTATCTGATACATTTACTTTTACTGTAAACCCTAGAAATTTCGTAATTATAGACCCTAGTTCTTCTGTCAGTTATCCAGGTTCTGCAGGAGGAAGTGAAGTCATGGGCACCATTACAATTACAGGAACTCCTGTAGTTTTTACACTTATAGTTGAATTAATAACCGGTATTGGGGCGAATGCATCTGGAACGCTAGTAATAGATGGAGATATATATAATTCAACAAGTAGTCAATCTGGTGTTCAGGGTATACGTAGCACGAGTTCATATACCTTTGGTGTTTATGACTATTCTTTGGAGGTCAATAACCCAACACAGAATAGTGGCGTAGTTTCGGCACGCGTGGTCACTGACTAA
- the tssD gene encoding type VI secretion system tube protein TssD, with product MSFLAKLTVDGQIYNVLHCIYNFEQPMDGTGKPAGKPLGGQISVTIESQGKYDLFHWMKEPEQTKDGAIVFFKRDAMSKLQEVKFSKAYCVSLEEEFDANDEMPMQKRIVISAKSITVGDMVFENSWGE from the coding sequence ATGTCATTTTTAGCAAAACTTACTGTTGACGGGCAGATATATAATGTGCTTCATTGTATTTATAATTTTGAACAGCCCATGGATGGTACGGGTAAGCCGGCAGGAAAACCTTTAGGCGGTCAGATTTCTGTAACCATTGAGTCGCAAGGCAAGTATGATCTTTTTCACTGGATGAAGGAGCCTGAACAGACAAAAGATGGGGCTATTGTTTTCTTTAAACGGGATGCCATGTCAAAGCTACAGGAAGTTAAATTCTCTAAAGCCTATTGTGTTAGTCTTGAGGAAGAGTTTGATGCAAATGACGAAATGCCTATGCAAAAACGGATAGTTATCTCTGCAAAATCGATTACAGTAGGTGATATGGTTTTTGAAAACAGTTGGGGAGAATAA
- a CDS encoding DUF5458 family protein: MADTQNNQKAAQLSEKPFAQQIKEKSDGLVKYGGYDLLESAIDDVQNLNPDRKARRKMFLTENNKKQEREELLKKLELWSETLKSGDDIIDLVQAADDKAALSQQVLTKNLKAALEETRELETSYRSVALFYKNTDLPSLKNVSIINAELDQLTDLDNTRFFDHIREELVSKYDRLDLRENYSLMVLPGYLGSKSVVDKWAKVAHDNKVTLVTDFAHLDEPDDVMEMFESANLASGDMYLSNTIMTCNWLVGRGKHDEVGEEEDVHVPPSGALAGKIYKTLMSQVTAGKKHGGLSEVDGVSFDLRKSEIANLENLGLVPMVNEYGKVMAFSAKTLFNGDNLGLQTYSVVRVFDYVAKVLMDFLNRRAFENFTTRTRNEIQSQIVRFLDDITGPDKLIENFEIRRFEQDPNQKDRIYLDVRLKPYFPAKNFMIKMDGQKGDEGTDWDTEYAQQ, from the coding sequence ATGGCCGATACACAGAACAACCAAAAAGCTGCTCAGCTTAGTGAAAAGCCCTTTGCGCAACAGATAAAGGAAAAATCGGACGGACTTGTCAAATACGGTGGATACGACCTTTTGGAGTCTGCCATTGACGATGTACAGAACTTAAACCCCGATCGTAAGGCACGAAGAAAAATGTTCCTTACCGAAAACAATAAGAAGCAAGAGCGCGAAGAGCTTTTAAAGAAATTAGAACTTTGGTCAGAAACCCTTAAGTCTGGTGATGATATCATAGATTTGGTACAAGCAGCAGATGATAAGGCAGCTTTATCACAACAGGTACTTACAAAAAACTTAAAGGCAGCTCTAGAGGAAACACGAGAGTTGGAAACCTCTTACCGTTCCGTAGCTTTGTTCTATAAAAATACGGATTTACCTTCTTTAAAGAACGTTTCTATTATCAACGCGGAACTAGACCAACTTACGGATTTGGACAACACCCGTTTCTTTGATCATATACGTGAAGAACTGGTTTCCAAATACGATCGTTTAGACCTTCGTGAGAACTATTCACTTATGGTGCTTCCTGGATACTTGGGCTCTAAATCCGTAGTAGATAAATGGGCGAAGGTAGCTCATGACAATAAGGTAACCTTGGTAACGGATTTTGCGCATTTAGATGAGCCGGACGATGTTATGGAAATGTTTGAAAGTGCCAATCTTGCTAGTGGAGATATGTACTTGTCCAATACCATTATGACCTGTAACTGGTTGGTAGGCCGTGGCAAACATGATGAAGTAGGTGAAGAAGAAGATGTACATGTACCGCCTTCTGGAGCACTTGCCGGTAAAATTTACAAAACCCTAATGTCTCAGGTAACTGCGGGTAAAAAGCACGGTGGCCTTAGTGAGGTAGATGGTGTAAGCTTTGATCTAAGAAAAAGCGAAATTGCCAATCTTGAGAATCTAGGTTTGGTGCCTATGGTGAACGAATATGGTAAGGTAATGGCATTTTCTGCCAAGACCCTTTTTAATGGAGACAATTTAGGTCTTCAGACGTATTCTGTAGTTCGTGTGTTTGATTATGTAGCCAAGGTGTTAATGGACTTTCTGAACCGTAGAGCCTTCGAGAATTTTACAACAAGAACTCGTAACGAGATTCAGTCACAGATTGTACGGTTTTTAGATGATATTACAGGACCGGATAAACTAATAGAGAATTTTGAGATCCGTAGGTTTGAGCAAGACCCGAACCAAAAAGACCGTATTTATTTAGATGTACGTCTAAAACCTTATTTCCCGGCCAAAAACTTTATGATCAAAATGGATGGTCAAAAAGGAGATGAAGGTACGGATTGGGATACGGAGTACGCACAACAGTAA
- the recG gene encoding ATP-dependent DNA helicase RecG yields MNANSLQTPIVYLKGVGPNRAETLQFELGIHTFQDLLNLFPNRYIDKTHYYKIGQLQRSNADVQVIGKIVHIKTVEQKKGKRLVASFVDDTGEMELVWFRGQKWIRENIKLNTPYVIFGKCNWFNGKFSMPHPEMELQKDHEQGLKIAMQPVYPSTEKLSNRGISNRVISKLIQQIFIESKGRFTETLSEKLLFELKLLPKNESLFNIHFPKNQELLAKAQFRLKFEELFYIQMQLIAKNMLHKQKIKGFNFDQVGTIFNEFYKNHLPFELTGAQKRVIKEIRGDLGSNAQMNRLLQGDVGSGKTIVAVMTMLLAIDNGYQACLMAPTEILANQHYTGISELLEGTGITCALLTGSVKKSARRPIHEQLESGELQILIGTHALLEDKVKFKNLGLAIVDEQHRFGVAQRSKLWHKNEIPPHILVMTATPIPRTLAMSLYGDLDVSTIDELPPGRKPIKTVHRYDSNRLKVFQFIRDEIKKGRQVYIVYPLIQESEALDYKDLMDGYESIARDFPMPDYQISIVHGKMKPADKDYEMERFVKGETQIMVATTVIEVGVNVPNASVMIIESAERFGLSQLHQLRGRVGRGADQSFCILMTSHKLSTEAKTRLQTMVQTNDGFEIAEVDLKLRGPGDIMGTQQSGVLNLKIADIVKDNDILKTARYHAIQLLKEDPALEKPENLVIRHAYSQLMKYKNIWNYIS; encoded by the coding sequence ATGAACGCTAATTCCCTTCAGACTCCCATTGTATACTTAAAAGGTGTTGGACCAAACCGTGCCGAAACCCTACAGTTTGAATTGGGCATACATACATTTCAGGACTTACTTAATCTTTTCCCAAATAGGTATATTGATAAAACCCATTATTATAAAATTGGCCAGCTACAGCGTAGCAATGCGGATGTTCAGGTTATTGGTAAGATTGTACATATAAAAACCGTTGAGCAGAAAAAAGGCAAACGCCTTGTAGCCAGTTTTGTTGATGATACGGGAGAAATGGAGCTGGTCTGGTTTAGAGGACAAAAATGGATTCGGGAAAACATAAAGTTGAACACTCCTTATGTGATTTTCGGGAAGTGCAACTGGTTTAATGGTAAATTTTCAATGCCGCATCCGGAAATGGAACTTCAAAAAGACCACGAACAAGGTCTTAAAATAGCCATGCAACCCGTTTACCCTTCCACGGAAAAATTGAGTAATAGAGGAATTTCCAACCGAGTGATCAGTAAACTTATTCAACAAATATTTATTGAATCCAAAGGTCGGTTCACAGAAACACTTTCCGAAAAATTGTTATTTGAACTGAAACTTCTACCGAAAAATGAATCTTTATTTAACATCCATTTTCCAAAAAATCAAGAGTTATTAGCCAAAGCACAATTCCGACTAAAGTTTGAAGAACTCTTTTATATTCAAATGCAGTTGATTGCCAAAAACATGCTTCACAAGCAGAAAATAAAAGGCTTTAATTTTGATCAGGTAGGGACAATTTTTAATGAATTCTACAAAAACCATTTACCTTTTGAACTCACAGGCGCTCAAAAAAGAGTAATCAAAGAAATTAGAGGGGACTTGGGAAGCAATGCGCAAATGAACCGTTTGCTACAAGGTGATGTGGGTTCAGGAAAGACCATAGTTGCGGTAATGACCATGCTCTTGGCCATAGATAACGGTTACCAAGCCTGTTTAATGGCACCCACAGAAATTTTGGCAAATCAACATTATACGGGTATTTCGGAATTACTGGAAGGTACCGGTATTACATGCGCCCTTTTAACCGGTTCCGTTAAAAAATCGGCTCGTCGCCCTATTCATGAACAATTGGAAAGCGGAGAACTACAGATTCTTATCGGCACCCATGCTCTCCTTGAGGATAAAGTGAAATTTAAAAATTTAGGTTTGGCCATAGTGGATGAACAACACCGTTTTGGTGTGGCGCAGCGCTCTAAACTCTGGCATAAAAATGAAATTCCACCTCATATCTTAGTAATGACAGCTACACCTATACCTCGAACATTGGCCATGAGCCTTTATGGAGATTTAGACGTTTCGACTATTGATGAGCTTCCGCCTGGTAGAAAACCCATAAAAACGGTACATAGATATGACAGCAACCGATTAAAAGTATTTCAATTTATTCGAGATGAAATAAAAAAAGGGCGCCAAGTTTACATCGTATATCCTCTTATTCAAGAATCCGAAGCACTGGATTATAAAGATTTAATGGACGGTTATGAAAGCATTGCACGTGACTTTCCAATGCCAGATTATCAAATTTCGATTGTCCACGGTAAAATGAAACCAGCGGACAAAGATTATGAAATGGAGCGCTTTGTAAAAGGCGAAACACAAATTATGGTTGCCACAACGGTTATTGAAGTTGGGGTTAACGTTCCCAATGCTTCAGTAATGATCATCGAGAGTGCCGAGCGATTTGGACTATCACAGTTGCACCAGCTTCGCGGTCGTGTAGGTCGCGGTGCCGACCAAAGTTTTTGCATATTAATGACAAGTCACAAATTGTCTACGGAAGCTAAAACTCGCCTCCAGACCATGGTGCAAACCAACGACGGATTTGAAATAGCAGAAGTAGATTTAAAACTACGTGGACCCGGAGATATTATGGGCACACAACAGAGCGGCGTACTCAACCTAAAGATTGCCGATATTGTAAAAGACAACGATATTTTAAAAACGGCCCGTTACCATGCTATCCAACTTTTAAAAGAAGACCCCGCACTCGAAAAACCAGAAAATCTAGTCATTAGGCATGCTTATTCTCAACTTATGAAATATAAAAATATTTGGAATTATATAAGTTGA